Proteins found in one Syngnathus acus chromosome 9, fSynAcu1.2, whole genome shotgun sequence genomic segment:
- the cep78 gene encoding centrosomal protein of 78 kDa isoform X1 yields MVHESVEIKKRGAHDFMEYYTYACTQQKTIPLSIVKLHLDKGLLDFNGDRVKLTDWPPILDSIFINRHLHHIAITSTYQTSHTCADADRRYYKPVFRKKIPSIRSKDTTFKLCKVLKECLSLSPNLKTLKLNGLHLRERDLVNLTQGVAKSVSLQSLSLAHCPLSDDGLEVICQSVKYSTRIKEIDFTGCNITWRGAEHLANIIQHQGMQRHGSVWAQSLRYQQPKLEAMGGLRRLTLNCNTLIGDLGATRLASELAEDLWLKAVDLQKCGLSNRGACHLLEVLKTNSTLCILDIRNNPLVDNALIKTIIEKVLTKAEAQTPEYYWITPATKEQQKTGASKRRVPSRASTEKTASQKTTSAEDEGSVVAKLQQPASRCRNAPRHSAARAGRQRGFPPADAKEHSLQSTQQGQAASNVRVTFASDSEEEEDGDEEEGPAIMMRDPSNESQQDSGIARQMDRMQMALQECRLRLGEERRARLKAESLVREFELENARLRDNNISLSKALATEGSPDRSALEDEDVLESIERSFAKFHAFLDLVNDAGLGQIASMAGIDKSDFSPLGRPQLSSTLGHVGQLNGVASGQRHSRDIQAARVNPNDIMTPKSPASNGKRDHRDGLLHVTVQQDAGAQVDLSVIREQEPDQFSKPETQYDSDSDRSLASQQSRREYCHNPGIRPSFVLGDSPHRNGFNSSHSDSSQGCRLSSGNSMRDLVSYKAHSGSEGSEQKTSPDILEEITSMVAL; encoded by the exons ATGGTCCATGAGAGTGTTGAGATTAAGAAGCGGGGTGCCCATGACTTCATGGAATACTACACCTATGCCTGCACCCAACAGAAAACCATCCCCCTCTCTATTGTTAAACTCCATCTCGACAAAGGCCTTTTAGACTTCAATGGAGACAGGGTCAAGTTAACTGATTGGCCTCCCATCCTGGACTCTATCTTTATCAATAGGCACCTTCACCATATTGCAATTACTAGCACCTACCAGACAAGCCACACTTGTGCAGATGCAG ATCGAAGGTACTACAAGCCAGTGTTCAGGAAGAAAATTCCATCTATCCGTTCTAAAGACACGACATTCAAGTTGTGCAAAGTGCTGAAGGAGTGTCTGTCCCTTTCTCCCAACCTGAAGACTTTAAAACTCAACGGACTCCATCTGAGGGAAAGAGACCTTGTCAACTTGACACAG GGTGTAGCAAAAAGTGTTTCCTTGCAATCTCTTTCCCTGGCACACTGTCCTCTCTCAGATGACGGCTTGGAGG TCATTTGCCAAAGTGTGAAGTACTCAACAAGAATCAAAGAAATCGATTTCACAGGATGCAATATCACATGGAGAGGAGCTGAGCATCTTGCTAACATCATCCAG CATCAAGGAATGCAGAGACATGGCTCGGTATGGGCACAATCTTTGCGCTATCAACAGCCAAAATTGGAGGCCATGGGGGGTCTCCGCCGCCTCACCCTCAACTGTAACACTTTGATTGGGGACCTGGGTGCTACTCGTCTTGCGAGTGAGCTGGCCGAAGACCTTTGGCTGAAAG CTGTAGACCTGCAGAAATGCGGCCTCTCTAATCGAGGAGCTTGTCATCTGCTGGAGGTGTTGAAGACAAATTCCACTCTCTGCATACTGGATATCCGGAATAACCCTTTAGTTG ACAATGCCCTAATTAAGACTATAATAGAGAAAGTACTCACAAAAGCTGAAGCACAGACACCAGAG TACTACTGGATCACTCCTGCCACCAAAGAGCAACAGAAAACTGGTGCATCTAAGAGACGAGTGCCGTCCAGGGCATCCACAGAGAAAACAG CTTCTCAAAAAACAACTTCTGCTGAAGATGAAGGCTCAGTTGTTGCTAAGCTTCAGCAACCCGCTTCCCGCTGCAGAAATGCGCCTCGTCATTCCGCCGCACGGGCTGGACGCCAGCG AGGTTTTCCTCCTGCAGATGCAAAAGAGCACAGTTTGCAGTCAACGCAGCAAGGTCAG GCTGCGTCCAATGTGAGGGTAACATTTGCGTCTGAttcggaggaagaggaggacggTGATGAGGAAGAGGGCCCGGCAATTATGATGAGGGATCCATCTAATGAAAGCCAACAGGACAGCGGCATTGCACGGCAAATGGATCGTATGCAG ATGGCGCTACAGGAATGTCGTTTGAGATTGGGAGAGGAGCGCAGGGCCAGACTAAAAGCTGAGTCTTTAGTCAGAGAG TTTGAGTTGGAGAACGCTCGTCTCCGTGATAATAACATCTCCCTGTCCAAGGCCCTCGCGACTGAGGGCTCGCCAGACCGCAGCGCCCTGGAAGACGAGGATGTGCTGGAGAGCATCGAGCGCTCGTTCGCCAAGTTCCACGCTTTCCTGGATCTCGTCAATGACGCTGG CCTAGGTCAGATAGCATCTATGGCCGGCATTGACAAGTCAGATTTCTCGCCTTTGGGAAGACCgcagctctcttccactctgggaCACGTGGGCCAACTGAATGGAGTAGCATCCGGTCAACGTCATTCTCGTGATATTCAG GCCGCCAGGGTTAATCCCAATGACATAATGACTCCCAAATCTCCGGCCTCAAACGGAAAACGTGATCATCGAGATGGACTGCTCCACGTGACTGTCCAGCAGGATGCCGGAGCACAGGTGGATTTAAGTGTCATAAGAGAACAAGAGCCAGATCAATTCTCTAAACCTGAAACCCAGTATGACTCTGATTCAGACCGCAGTTTAGCTAGCCAGCAATCCCGTCGTGAATATTGTCACAATCCGGGAATTCGCCCGAGCTTTGTCCTCGGCGATTCTCCTCATCGTAATGGCTTCAATTCTAGTCACAGCGATTCATCCCAAGGCTGCAGATTGAGCTCAGGCAATAGCATGAGAGACCTTGTAAGTTATAAGGCACACTCTGGGTCAGAAGGGTCAGAGCAGAAGACAAGTCCTGACATTCTGGAGGAGATTACATCGATGGTGGCTTTATAA
- the cep78 gene encoding centrosomal protein of 78 kDa isoform X2: MVHESVEIKKRGAHDFMEYYTYACTQQKTIPLSIVKLHLDKGLLDFNGDRVKLTDWPPILDSIFINRHLHHIAITSTYQTSHTCADADRRYYKPVFRKKIPSIRSKDTTFKLCKVLKECLSLSPNLKTLKLNGLHLRERDLVNLTQGVAKSVSLQSLSLAHCPLSDDGLEVICQSVKYSTRIKEIDFTGCNITWRGAEHLANIIQHQGMQRHGSVWAQSLRYQQPKLEAMGGLRRLTLNCNTLIGDLGATRLASELAEDLWLKAVDLQKCGLSNRGACHLLEVLKTNSTLCILDIRNNPLVDNALIKTIIEKVLTKAEAQTPEYYWITPATKEQQKTGASKRRVPSRASTEKTASQKTTSAEDEGSVVAKLQQPASRCRNAPRHSAARAGRQRGFPPADAKEHSLQSTQQGQAASNVRVTFASDSEEEEDGDEEEGPAIMMRDPSNESQQDSGIARQMDRMQMALQECRLRLGEERRARLKFELENARLRDNNISLSKALATEGSPDRSALEDEDVLESIERSFAKFHAFLDLVNDAGLGQIASMAGIDKSDFSPLGRPQLSSTLGHVGQLNGVASGQRHSRDIQAARVNPNDIMTPKSPASNGKRDHRDGLLHVTVQQDAGAQVDLSVIREQEPDQFSKPETQYDSDSDRSLASQQSRREYCHNPGIRPSFVLGDSPHRNGFNSSHSDSSQGCRLSSGNSMRDLVSYKAHSGSEGSEQKTSPDILEEITSMVAL; this comes from the exons ATGGTCCATGAGAGTGTTGAGATTAAGAAGCGGGGTGCCCATGACTTCATGGAATACTACACCTATGCCTGCACCCAACAGAAAACCATCCCCCTCTCTATTGTTAAACTCCATCTCGACAAAGGCCTTTTAGACTTCAATGGAGACAGGGTCAAGTTAACTGATTGGCCTCCCATCCTGGACTCTATCTTTATCAATAGGCACCTTCACCATATTGCAATTACTAGCACCTACCAGACAAGCCACACTTGTGCAGATGCAG ATCGAAGGTACTACAAGCCAGTGTTCAGGAAGAAAATTCCATCTATCCGTTCTAAAGACACGACATTCAAGTTGTGCAAAGTGCTGAAGGAGTGTCTGTCCCTTTCTCCCAACCTGAAGACTTTAAAACTCAACGGACTCCATCTGAGGGAAAGAGACCTTGTCAACTTGACACAG GGTGTAGCAAAAAGTGTTTCCTTGCAATCTCTTTCCCTGGCACACTGTCCTCTCTCAGATGACGGCTTGGAGG TCATTTGCCAAAGTGTGAAGTACTCAACAAGAATCAAAGAAATCGATTTCACAGGATGCAATATCACATGGAGAGGAGCTGAGCATCTTGCTAACATCATCCAG CATCAAGGAATGCAGAGACATGGCTCGGTATGGGCACAATCTTTGCGCTATCAACAGCCAAAATTGGAGGCCATGGGGGGTCTCCGCCGCCTCACCCTCAACTGTAACACTTTGATTGGGGACCTGGGTGCTACTCGTCTTGCGAGTGAGCTGGCCGAAGACCTTTGGCTGAAAG CTGTAGACCTGCAGAAATGCGGCCTCTCTAATCGAGGAGCTTGTCATCTGCTGGAGGTGTTGAAGACAAATTCCACTCTCTGCATACTGGATATCCGGAATAACCCTTTAGTTG ACAATGCCCTAATTAAGACTATAATAGAGAAAGTACTCACAAAAGCTGAAGCACAGACACCAGAG TACTACTGGATCACTCCTGCCACCAAAGAGCAACAGAAAACTGGTGCATCTAAGAGACGAGTGCCGTCCAGGGCATCCACAGAGAAAACAG CTTCTCAAAAAACAACTTCTGCTGAAGATGAAGGCTCAGTTGTTGCTAAGCTTCAGCAACCCGCTTCCCGCTGCAGAAATGCGCCTCGTCATTCCGCCGCACGGGCTGGACGCCAGCG AGGTTTTCCTCCTGCAGATGCAAAAGAGCACAGTTTGCAGTCAACGCAGCAAGGTCAG GCTGCGTCCAATGTGAGGGTAACATTTGCGTCTGAttcggaggaagaggaggacggTGATGAGGAAGAGGGCCCGGCAATTATGATGAGGGATCCATCTAATGAAAGCCAACAGGACAGCGGCATTGCACGGCAAATGGATCGTATGCAG ATGGCGCTACAGGAATGTCGTTTGAGATTGGGAGAGGAGCGCAGGGCCAGACTAAAA TTTGAGTTGGAGAACGCTCGTCTCCGTGATAATAACATCTCCCTGTCCAAGGCCCTCGCGACTGAGGGCTCGCCAGACCGCAGCGCCCTGGAAGACGAGGATGTGCTGGAGAGCATCGAGCGCTCGTTCGCCAAGTTCCACGCTTTCCTGGATCTCGTCAATGACGCTGG CCTAGGTCAGATAGCATCTATGGCCGGCATTGACAAGTCAGATTTCTCGCCTTTGGGAAGACCgcagctctcttccactctgggaCACGTGGGCCAACTGAATGGAGTAGCATCCGGTCAACGTCATTCTCGTGATATTCAG GCCGCCAGGGTTAATCCCAATGACATAATGACTCCCAAATCTCCGGCCTCAAACGGAAAACGTGATCATCGAGATGGACTGCTCCACGTGACTGTCCAGCAGGATGCCGGAGCACAGGTGGATTTAAGTGTCATAAGAGAACAAGAGCCAGATCAATTCTCTAAACCTGAAACCCAGTATGACTCTGATTCAGACCGCAGTTTAGCTAGCCAGCAATCCCGTCGTGAATATTGTCACAATCCGGGAATTCGCCCGAGCTTTGTCCTCGGCGATTCTCCTCATCGTAATGGCTTCAATTCTAGTCACAGCGATTCATCCCAAGGCTGCAGATTGAGCTCAGGCAATAGCATGAGAGACCTTGTAAGTTATAAGGCACACTCTGGGTCAGAAGGGTCAGAGCAGAAGACAAGTCCTGACATTCTGGAGGAGATTACATCGATGGTGGCTTTATAA
- the cep78 gene encoding centrosomal protein of 78 kDa isoform X3: protein MVHESVEIKKRGAHDFMEYYTYACTQQKTIPLSIVKLHLDKGLLDFNGDRVKLTDWPPILDSIFINRHLHHIAITSTYQTSHTCADADRRYYKPVFRKKIPSIRSKDTTFKLCKVLKECLSLSPNLKTLKLNGLHLRERDLVNLTQGVAKSVSLQSLSLAHCPLSDDGLEVICQSVKYSTRIKEIDFTGCNITWRGAEHLANIIQHQGMQRHGSVWAQSLRYQQPKLEAMGGLRRLTLNCNTLIGDLGATRLASELAEDLWLKAVDLQKCGLSNRGACHLLEVLKTNSTLCILDIRNNPLVDNALIKTIIEKVLTKAEAQTPEYYWITPATKEQQKTGASKRRVPSRASTEKTASQKTTSAEDEGSVVAKLQQPASRCRNAPRHSAARAGRQRGFPPADAKEHSLQSTQQGQAASNVRVTFASDSEEEEDGDEEEGPAIMMRDPSNESQQDSGIARQMDRMQFELENARLRDNNISLSKALATEGSPDRSALEDEDVLESIERSFAKFHAFLDLVNDAGLGQIASMAGIDKSDFSPLGRPQLSSTLGHVGQLNGVASGQRHSRDIQAARVNPNDIMTPKSPASNGKRDHRDGLLHVTVQQDAGAQVDLSVIREQEPDQFSKPETQYDSDSDRSLASQQSRREYCHNPGIRPSFVLGDSPHRNGFNSSHSDSSQGCRLSSGNSMRDLVSYKAHSGSEGSEQKTSPDILEEITSMVAL from the exons ATGGTCCATGAGAGTGTTGAGATTAAGAAGCGGGGTGCCCATGACTTCATGGAATACTACACCTATGCCTGCACCCAACAGAAAACCATCCCCCTCTCTATTGTTAAACTCCATCTCGACAAAGGCCTTTTAGACTTCAATGGAGACAGGGTCAAGTTAACTGATTGGCCTCCCATCCTGGACTCTATCTTTATCAATAGGCACCTTCACCATATTGCAATTACTAGCACCTACCAGACAAGCCACACTTGTGCAGATGCAG ATCGAAGGTACTACAAGCCAGTGTTCAGGAAGAAAATTCCATCTATCCGTTCTAAAGACACGACATTCAAGTTGTGCAAAGTGCTGAAGGAGTGTCTGTCCCTTTCTCCCAACCTGAAGACTTTAAAACTCAACGGACTCCATCTGAGGGAAAGAGACCTTGTCAACTTGACACAG GGTGTAGCAAAAAGTGTTTCCTTGCAATCTCTTTCCCTGGCACACTGTCCTCTCTCAGATGACGGCTTGGAGG TCATTTGCCAAAGTGTGAAGTACTCAACAAGAATCAAAGAAATCGATTTCACAGGATGCAATATCACATGGAGAGGAGCTGAGCATCTTGCTAACATCATCCAG CATCAAGGAATGCAGAGACATGGCTCGGTATGGGCACAATCTTTGCGCTATCAACAGCCAAAATTGGAGGCCATGGGGGGTCTCCGCCGCCTCACCCTCAACTGTAACACTTTGATTGGGGACCTGGGTGCTACTCGTCTTGCGAGTGAGCTGGCCGAAGACCTTTGGCTGAAAG CTGTAGACCTGCAGAAATGCGGCCTCTCTAATCGAGGAGCTTGTCATCTGCTGGAGGTGTTGAAGACAAATTCCACTCTCTGCATACTGGATATCCGGAATAACCCTTTAGTTG ACAATGCCCTAATTAAGACTATAATAGAGAAAGTACTCACAAAAGCTGAAGCACAGACACCAGAG TACTACTGGATCACTCCTGCCACCAAAGAGCAACAGAAAACTGGTGCATCTAAGAGACGAGTGCCGTCCAGGGCATCCACAGAGAAAACAG CTTCTCAAAAAACAACTTCTGCTGAAGATGAAGGCTCAGTTGTTGCTAAGCTTCAGCAACCCGCTTCCCGCTGCAGAAATGCGCCTCGTCATTCCGCCGCACGGGCTGGACGCCAGCG AGGTTTTCCTCCTGCAGATGCAAAAGAGCACAGTTTGCAGTCAACGCAGCAAGGTCAG GCTGCGTCCAATGTGAGGGTAACATTTGCGTCTGAttcggaggaagaggaggacggTGATGAGGAAGAGGGCCCGGCAATTATGATGAGGGATCCATCTAATGAAAGCCAACAGGACAGCGGCATTGCACGGCAAATGGATCGTATGCAG TTTGAGTTGGAGAACGCTCGTCTCCGTGATAATAACATCTCCCTGTCCAAGGCCCTCGCGACTGAGGGCTCGCCAGACCGCAGCGCCCTGGAAGACGAGGATGTGCTGGAGAGCATCGAGCGCTCGTTCGCCAAGTTCCACGCTTTCCTGGATCTCGTCAATGACGCTGG CCTAGGTCAGATAGCATCTATGGCCGGCATTGACAAGTCAGATTTCTCGCCTTTGGGAAGACCgcagctctcttccactctgggaCACGTGGGCCAACTGAATGGAGTAGCATCCGGTCAACGTCATTCTCGTGATATTCAG GCCGCCAGGGTTAATCCCAATGACATAATGACTCCCAAATCTCCGGCCTCAAACGGAAAACGTGATCATCGAGATGGACTGCTCCACGTGACTGTCCAGCAGGATGCCGGAGCACAGGTGGATTTAAGTGTCATAAGAGAACAAGAGCCAGATCAATTCTCTAAACCTGAAACCCAGTATGACTCTGATTCAGACCGCAGTTTAGCTAGCCAGCAATCCCGTCGTGAATATTGTCACAATCCGGGAATTCGCCCGAGCTTTGTCCTCGGCGATTCTCCTCATCGTAATGGCTTCAATTCTAGTCACAGCGATTCATCCCAAGGCTGCAGATTGAGCTCAGGCAATAGCATGAGAGACCTTGTAAGTTATAAGGCACACTCTGGGTCAGAAGGGTCAGAGCAGAAGACAAGTCCTGACATTCTGGAGGAGATTACATCGATGGTGGCTTTATAA